AACTACATCAGCAAATATTTCAAACTTTGTCATATCAATCACTCCCCATCTATTATTACCAAGATTATAACATTGAAGGGCTCCAAACGCCCCACCACCACAAAATCCGTCCCCCAATGATATACTATGCATATAACACTTCGCACTCTTTAAGGAGGAAAAGACCATGAAATACGCAAAGAAGATTATCCTAATCGCACTTTCGGCAATGGCTCTATGCGTTGTTGGTATGACAGCGATTCCTGCGACGACTGCCGATGCAAGTACTCACACCACTCGGCAAGTCAAAAAATTACCAAACTCGTTCGTTAAAAACTGGAAATCCCATGGCACTGCATACAGTGATGGTTATTCGTTTGGGGTGAATGGTAACATGAATTTGAAAGGCAATCGCTTCAAGTTGACGATATCGGTCACCTACGCTGGCACATCAATGAACCGGCAAAGCTTCGGTGGCAAGTTCACAAAAATTACCAAAATTTCCAAAAACAATTACAAAGCTACTTATACCGATACTGCTACCGGAGAACAAGGCGTCTTGAGGATGCAACTCCAAACTAAAAAATTCCACGGTAAAAAATACAAAGTTCTGAAAAATAATGGCTTCTACTTCTTCAAAACGATGGCGCAAGCTAAAAAGTCTGGCTATGACTTAGGCTCGTCACTCGGTTTATAAAAAAATAGATATTTTAGGCACAATTAGTCCACAAAAAGAGCTTAACCAGACACACGGTTAAGCTCTTTTTGCCGTCATTTTTGTACTTTTCAAGTATCGAATTGCTGAGGTTCCGTTGATACGCAGTGTCATTTTTTCCATGCTACTGCTGCCTGTGGTTGGTAACTGTTTTCACTAGTTTGAGCATTATTCCTAACTAACGGAGTGCCGGTAAATTACTTGGCGGGCGTAGCCTTTACACCACGACTGGGGTGATATGTGTGTAACACATGTCGCCGCTGAGGATGAGATGAGGATTCTTAGGAATTTATTTCTTAGAATCCCAGCTTATCCGAACCTCACAAGACCGCATTTTGGCTTGGGAGGTTGCTTCCAGCGTGGTGCGCTAAGTAATTTACCGGCACGCAGTGGCCAATTTTATTCAATCCCACGTCAGCCGAAATGGAACTAGTATTTTTTATCAGCGACCCTATTTCTTATTTTCATACAATTCAACCAAACGTGCACGCAAATCATCATCGTAAGCCGTCAAATACAGACCAAACTTACCGCGCTTCATCAACACATTCAAAACGTTGGCGATAAATTCTTTGTATTGTTGTGGCGTAAATTGCATGTCCTTACGCTTCTTGAAAATTTCTTTGTGGGAGTATTTTTCAGGAATAATCGTCACGCTGTCAGTTTTCTTATCGTAACCAAACGATGGGCCGATAATCATCCCCACGTAATTCAAATCAAAGCCTTGCAACGTGTAAATCGTCCCGACTTGCTTGATTGAATATTCGCGCTTAGCCCAGTGAGTCCGTTGAGGATCCCATTCGTCCCAAGGGAGTGAGAAGCTATCCATCTCAACGTTGTGGCGCCCGTCGATTCGAGGGAATCCTGACGTGGCCACCACGCGACTCAAGCCAACTTCACGGTTCTTTTCCTTGATTTTTTCGTATAATTCACCCGCCGTGTCGAACACTTTGAATTCAAAATCACTATTTTCAGGGAATGGCAGCAATTTCTTTTCCGCCGTCAAATCATCCATCCACGTAACTTGTTCATCGCTGGCAACCATCCGATATTGGAAATTCATATCAAATAATTTATAGGGGTGCTTGCCGATTGTGTTGTATAGCAATTCCTTTGACCAGTACATCTTTGATTGGAATACTTGCGCGAAATCATAAACCACCACCACGACTTTGGCCAGATTCATCAAATCAGTTAACTGATTTTCGCCGCGGTAGTGCGCATATGGTTCCGACTTCGAGTACAACAAGTGGGCTTCGTCGACAAAAATCACATCGTATTTACGGTGATTTTTTTGGGCATCGTTAATTAATGCGGTTGGGCGGCGAATATCGCGCAAATTCATGCCTGGCATACTTTCAGCAATATCTTGGTACGCCTTATAAAGTTCGGGGTGATTGACCACCAACGCTGACTTGTAGCTCTTGTCGGTCATGTATTGTTGGACAAGTTGCATCAGCACAACTGATTTCCCCGTTCCGGCAGCCCCTTCGATAATCGCCACGGAATGCTTATTACCGCCAATTCCATCAGCAATATAGTCATTAATTCCCGCAATCACATGCTTTTGATCATCAGATAATTGATCAATAAAAAATTGTTTCTTTAATATTTCGTTCATAATTTTTGTTGCCAAGCCCGCAATTTAAACTGCGCTTTAGCCGCTCCCTTAAAATTTTCAATACACAATTAAATTAAACTGCAAAAATACTAGCAAGCCACGTTGCATTCTAGCTACTGCCGGGACATAATTTGTCAGGCCAGAAAGATCCCGTGAGTTTGCTAATTACAGTTTTCATTTTAGCGTATTTCAACCTTAGATACCATAAGCCAACGCGAGTATTTGGGCTACTGGATGGCTTAAACATGGCAAGAGCAACCCACTTTTCCGCACCAAATCCGGACGCTAAATCGCCACCTTTTTGCCAACATTACTAAAAAAGCTGGCATAAATTTGTTGGACGGCTAAGTCGGCTTCACTTTCATGCACCCCAATCATGATTGAGATTCGCGAAGCACCCTTGTTAATCATTTGGAGGCCTACATTGCTGGCGGCTAACGGTGCGATAATCCGCTCTAGCGTCCCGATATATTGCGACAAGCCTTCGCCAACCACCATGATAATGGCATAGTCTGGCACCCACTGCAGCGTGTCTGGCACAACTTCAGCTTGAATGGCGGTTGCGATTAACTCCATCGTTTCATTATCCAGTTGATTACTATCAAAAATAATGGTCAAATCATCAATTCCCGAGGGCATATGCTCATAACTCACCCCGTAACGATATAAAATGTTTAATATTTTCAACGTGAAACCAAATTCTTTATTCAACAGATAACGATGCAAATACAGCGCGATAAAATGGTTAGAACTCGCAATCCCCGTGACTGAAGTCGTTAATTCCATTTCACTTTCAGGGACAATCAAAGTTCCCGGCAAGTCAGGATGATTCGTATTTTTAATATTAACGTGAATCCGGCCTTCGATTGCGGGAATCAGCGCCTCATCATGAAATACCGAAAACCCAGCGTAGGCTAACTCCCGCATCTCCCGATAAGTAATCTTGGCAATCGGCACTGGATTAACGACCACATGCGGATTAGCCGTATAAATCGCATCAACATCGGTAAAATTTTCATACAAATCCGCCTGTAGTCCCCGCGCGAGAATTGAACCCGTAATATCCGATCCACCCCGGGCAAAGGTCGCAATGCAGCCCGCTTTTGTATAACCAAAAAAGCCGGGCACAACCAAGATTTCAGTTGTGGACAATTGCGCAATTTGGGCATAACTCTGCGATAAAATCCGGGCATTTCGCGGCTCGTCTGTTACCAAAATACCCGCTTCACGTGGATCAACGTAGCGTGCCGCCACTCCACTTTTGTTTAAAACTGCCGTAATTAATAATGCATTTAATTTTTCACCATGCGCCGTAAACGCCGCGATTAAATATTCTGAATTGGGATATTGGTGTTGTGGTAGGTCAACTAACGTCTTGCGAATTGCCACCAATTCCCCCACAACACCAAACCGGTGCGCAATTTGGGCGTAACGCGCCATGATTTCTGCAATAATGTTATCCACCGGTGCATAACTTAATATCAGGTGCGCATATTTTAGCAACAAATCCGTCACCTTAACATCCTCGTCAGTCCGCTTGCCGGGAGCGGAAACGACAATAACTCGGCGCTCCGCATCAGCCCGGATGATGTTCACGACTTTTTCAATCTGTTCACCATTCGCAACTGATGAACCACCAAACTTTACTACCTTCATCGTTTCTCGACCCCTTTATCCTAAATTTCGCGCAATAAGCGAGTGGCAATGCGGGTATACCATTCCACCGCCAATGGTAACGCTGCATCATCAACATCAAAGTCTGGGTGGTGCCAATCTGCAGTTCCGTGACTACCAAAAAATACAAACACTCCAGGTATTTTTTG
This is a stretch of genomic DNA from Periweissella cryptocerci. It encodes these proteins:
- a CDS encoding DUF2075 domain-containing protein: MNEILKKQFFIDQLSDDQKHVIAGINDYIADGIGGNKHSVAIIEGAAGTGKSVVLMQLVQQYMTDKSYKSALVVNHPELYKAYQDIAESMPGMNLRDIRRPTALINDAQKNHRKYDVIFVDEAHLLYSKSEPYAHYRGENQLTDLMNLAKVVVVVYDFAQVFQSKMYWSKELLYNTIGKHPYKLFDMNFQYRMVASDEQVTWMDDLTAEKKLLPFPENSDFEFKVFDTAGELYEKIKEKNREVGLSRVVATSGFPRIDGRHNVEMDSFSLPWDEWDPQRTHWAKREYSIKQVGTIYTLQGFDLNYVGMIIGPSFGYDKKTDSVTIIPEKYSHKEIFKKRKDMQFTPQQYKEFIANVLNVLMKRGKFGLYLTAYDDDLRARLVELYENKK
- a CDS encoding aspartate kinase, encoding MKVVKFGGSSVANGEQIEKVVNIIRADAERRVIVVSAPGKRTDEDVKVTDLLLKYAHLILSYAPVDNIIAEIMARYAQIAHRFGVVGELVAIRKTLVDLPQHQYPNSEYLIAAFTAHGEKLNALLITAVLNKSGVAARYVDPREAGILVTDEPRNARILSQSYAQIAQLSTTEILVVPGFFGYTKAGCIATFARGGSDITGSILARGLQADLYENFTDVDAIYTANPHVVVNPVPIAKITYREMRELAYAGFSVFHDEALIPAIEGRIHVNIKNTNHPDLPGTLIVPESEMELTTSVTGIASSNHFIALYLHRYLLNKEFGFTLKILNILYRYGVSYEHMPSGIDDLTIIFDSNQLDNETMELIATAIQAEVVPDTLQWVPDYAIIMVVGEGLSQYIGTLERIIAPLAASNVGLQMINKGASRISIMIGVHESEADLAVQQIYASFFSNVGKKVAI